A region from the Stutzerimonas stutzeri genome encodes:
- a CDS encoding D-amino acid dehydrogenase, producing the protein MKTIAVIGGGITGITTAYALAKRGFAVTLFEKHRYAAMETSFANGGQLSASNAEVWTHWSTILKGIKWMLKSDAPLLVNPKPSWHKLSWFAEFIGSIPQYRQNTIETARLAIAAREHLFAWAEEEGIDFDLKKAGILHIYRDKAGFDHAAKVSTLLAQGGLPRRSVTSEEMRAIEPTLAGQYYGGYYTECDSTGDIHLFTNGLAAAAIRLGVECRYGQDVKGVATDGRQASVILGTPGGDETLQFDGMVVCAGTASRALAAQLGDRVNIYPVKGYSITVNLNDEASRAAAPTVSLLDDETKLVTSRLGDNRLRVAGTAEFNGYNRDIRADRIRPLVDWVAECFPGVSTQSVVPWAGLRPMMPNMMPKVGRGSSACVFYNTGHGHLGWTLSAITADMIGDVVSQSMGSVVAPISASRQPVHA; encoded by the coding sequence ATGAAAACGATCGCTGTGATTGGTGGCGGTATCACCGGCATCACTACCGCCTATGCGTTGGCCAAGCGTGGATTCGCCGTCACCCTGTTCGAAAAGCACCGCTACGCGGCGATGGAAACCTCCTTCGCCAATGGTGGCCAGCTCTCCGCGTCGAACGCCGAGGTCTGGACGCATTGGTCCACCATCCTCAAGGGCATCAAGTGGATGCTCAAGAGCGACGCGCCGCTGCTGGTCAATCCCAAGCCCAGCTGGCACAAGCTGTCCTGGTTCGCCGAGTTCATCGGCTCGATTCCGCAATACCGCCAGAACACCATCGAAACCGCGCGCCTGGCCATCGCTGCACGCGAGCACCTGTTCGCCTGGGCCGAGGAAGAGGGCATCGACTTCGACCTGAAGAAGGCCGGCATCCTGCACATCTACCGCGACAAGGCCGGCTTCGACCACGCAGCCAAGGTATCCACACTACTGGCCCAGGGCGGCCTGCCGCGCCGTAGCGTGACATCGGAGGAAATGCGTGCCATCGAACCGACGCTTGCGGGGCAATATTACGGGGGCTATTACACCGAGTGCGATTCCACCGGCGACATCCACCTATTCACCAACGGCCTCGCGGCGGCGGCCATTCGCCTGGGTGTCGAGTGCCGGTACGGTCAGGATGTGAAGGGCGTGGCGACCGATGGCAGGCAGGCCAGCGTTATCCTCGGCACGCCGGGTGGCGACGAAACCCTGCAGTTCGACGGCATGGTGGTCTGCGCCGGTACGGCCAGCCGGGCGCTGGCAGCGCAGTTGGGCGATCGGGTGAACATCTACCCGGTCAAGGGCTATTCGATCACCGTCAACCTCAACGACGAGGCCAGCCGTGCCGCCGCGCCGACCGTCAGCCTGCTGGACGACGAAACCAAGCTGGTCACCAGCCGCCTCGGTGATAATCGCCTGCGGGTCGCCGGCACCGCCGAGTTCAATGGCTACAACCGCGACATTCGCGCTGATCGGATTCGCCCCTTGGTGGACTGGGTCGCCGAGTGCTTCCCCGGTGTCAGCACCCAGAGCGTCGTGCCCTGGGCAGGGTTGCGTCCGATGATGCCGAACATGATGCCCAAGGTCGGCCGCGGCAGTTCGGCGTGCGTGTTCTACAACACCGGTCACGGCCACCTCGGCTGGACCCTTAGCGCCATCACCGCCGACATGATCGGCGACGTGGTGAGCCAATCGATGGGCTCGGTCGTTGCTCCGATCTCTGCCAGCCGGCAGCCGGTCCACGCATAA
- a CDS encoding PAS domain-containing protein translates to MTAEASVAHEAINSYVFPIDGGELGELIRTRGWSDTELGPPDSWPQSLKTVTGMLLLSPVPMVLLWGRKGIMLYNDAYSVFAAGRHPQLLGSEVRKGWPEVADFNDNVMKVCLAGGTLAYKDQELTLHRNGRPEQVWMNLDYSPVLDESGRPAGVIAFVVETTERIRAERRLLAEKNRLTQLFEQAPGIMAMLNGPEHRYEMVNPAYAKLVGNRKLIGLTVREALPEIARQGYVELLDQVYHTGVAYVGSSVEMAIQHSLGEAEERFILDFVFQPVIDSDGNVSGIFLEGHDVTQRALAERRMQFLDVLGKAIAASTDADTILAITTQLLGEHLRASVCAYADMDPDEDGFTIRGNWTTPGATGIVGRYRLADFGQLALRKLRAGLPLVLHDTAAQLPDHEAATFLDLGLAATSCMPLIKEGKLTALMAIHDKSPRVWKTEELVLLAEVTERSWAHIERVRSEAAVRRAEQRFRRELERQVAERTAALAQSEAQIRTVAASSHLYQWLLSVDGTVVYANPTSLTAAAAQRDDVVGLPFWDTPWFTATPGMPPVVMACVANAIDGGSENMHMQLRLPIGTRSFDFSMRPVLDAAGRVVGIVPEAVDSTARIEAEQALQQAQKMEALGNLTGGIAHDFNNLLTAVMGNLELLRKRVPDDSPLLRLIDNARIGAERGASLTRRMLAFARKQELQAERIQPGQLIEEMTELLERSLDPTVIIETQVEANLPSIEADPNQLQTALLNLVLNARDAIGEQGRILISAHCERIDIEQGLAGGLYLCLAVTDEGEGMGEATLQRATEPFYTTKGVGKGTGLGLSIVHGFAEQSGGKLLLRSEVGVGTTAQIWLPAKEDIHQLVITEPAPEQSTDKGCGLNILAVDDDVLVLFNTAEMLRDEGHQVTTVHSAAQALDQVRETRFDLLITDHAMPKMTGAQLAQEVRNLQPSLPVLLVSGYAEFPAGTAAEQLPLLAKPFSQAALLGAIARVTAETS, encoded by the coding sequence ATGACAGCTGAAGCAAGCGTCGCGCACGAAGCCATCAACTCGTATGTATTTCCCATAGACGGCGGCGAGTTGGGCGAACTCATCCGCACTCGTGGCTGGTCCGACACCGAGCTCGGCCCACCTGACAGCTGGCCGCAGAGCCTGAAGACCGTGACGGGCATGCTGCTGTTGTCGCCGGTACCCATGGTGCTGCTCTGGGGCCGCAAGGGCATCATGCTCTACAACGATGCCTATTCGGTGTTCGCCGCCGGCCGGCACCCCCAGCTGCTCGGATCGGAGGTACGCAAGGGTTGGCCGGAAGTGGCGGACTTCAATGACAACGTCATGAAGGTCTGCCTGGCTGGCGGCACGCTCGCATACAAGGACCAGGAGCTCACCCTGCACCGCAACGGCCGCCCCGAGCAGGTCTGGATGAACCTCGACTACTCGCCGGTACTGGACGAGAGCGGCCGCCCGGCCGGCGTCATCGCCTTCGTGGTGGAGACCACCGAGCGCATCAGGGCCGAACGTCGCCTGCTGGCCGAGAAGAATCGACTGACGCAGTTGTTCGAACAGGCGCCCGGCATCATGGCGATGCTGAACGGCCCGGAACATCGCTACGAGATGGTCAACCCGGCCTACGCCAAGCTGGTCGGCAACCGCAAGCTGATCGGCCTGACTGTGCGCGAAGCGCTTCCCGAGATCGCCCGGCAGGGTTATGTCGAACTACTGGATCAGGTCTACCACACCGGCGTCGCCTATGTCGGTAGCTCGGTGGAGATGGCCATCCAGCACAGCCTGGGCGAAGCCGAGGAGCGCTTCATCCTCGACTTCGTCTTCCAGCCGGTGATCGACAGCGACGGCAACGTCAGCGGCATCTTCCTGGAGGGTCACGACGTTACCCAACGGGCCCTGGCAGAGCGGCGCATGCAGTTTCTCGACGTGCTGGGCAAGGCGATCGCCGCCAGCACCGACGCCGATACCATCCTGGCGATCACCACCCAGCTGCTCGGCGAGCATCTGCGCGCCTCGGTCTGCGCCTATGCCGACATGGACCCGGACGAGGACGGCTTCACCATTCGCGGCAACTGGACGACCCCCGGCGCCACTGGCATCGTCGGCCGTTATCGCCTCGCCGACTTCGGTCAGCTGGCCCTGCGCAAACTGCGTGCCGGCCTGCCACTGGTCCTCCACGACACCGCGGCACAATTGCCGGACCACGAAGCGGCGACTTTCCTCGACCTCGGTCTGGCGGCCACCAGCTGCATGCCCTTGATCAAGGAAGGCAAGCTGACCGCATTGATGGCCATTCACGACAAAAGTCCGCGGGTCTGGAAGACCGAAGAGCTGGTTCTGCTCGCCGAGGTCACGGAGCGCTCCTGGGCACACATCGAGCGGGTACGCTCGGAAGCCGCCGTGCGCCGTGCCGAACAGCGATTTCGCAGGGAGCTGGAACGTCAGGTCGCCGAGCGCACCGCCGCGCTCGCGCAGAGCGAAGCGCAGATTCGCACCGTCGCCGCCAGTTCTCACCTCTACCAGTGGTTGCTGAGCGTCGATGGCACGGTGGTCTACGCCAACCCGACATCATTGACCGCCGCCGCAGCCCAACGCGACGATGTTGTCGGCCTACCCTTCTGGGATACGCCCTGGTTCACCGCGACGCCCGGAATGCCACCGGTCGTGATGGCTTGCGTCGCCAACGCCATCGACGGGGGCAGCGAGAACATGCACATGCAGCTGCGACTGCCGATCGGCACGCGTTCGTTCGACTTCTCCATGCGGCCGGTGCTCGATGCCGCCGGCCGTGTGGTCGGGATCGTCCCGGAAGCCGTGGACAGCACGGCTCGGATCGAGGCCGAGCAAGCGCTGCAACAGGCACAGAAGATGGAGGCGCTGGGCAACCTGACCGGTGGCATCGCCCACGATTTCAACAACCTGCTGACCGCCGTGATGGGCAACCTGGAATTGCTGCGCAAACGGGTGCCGGACGACTCGCCTCTGCTGCGGCTGATCGACAACGCCCGCATTGGCGCCGAGCGCGGTGCGTCACTCACCCGCCGCATGCTGGCCTTCGCGCGCAAGCAGGAATTGCAGGCTGAACGAATCCAGCCCGGCCAACTGATCGAGGAAATGACCGAGCTGCTCGAGCGCTCGCTCGATCCCACGGTAATCATCGAGACGCAGGTCGAAGCGAATCTGCCCAGCATCGAGGCCGATCCCAACCAATTGCAGACCGCATTGCTCAACCTGGTCCTCAACGCCCGTGACGCCATCGGCGAACAGGGCCGCATCCTCATCAGCGCTCACTGCGAACGCATCGATATCGAGCAAGGGCTCGCTGGCGGGCTCTATCTGTGCCTGGCGGTAACCGACGAAGGCGAAGGCATGGGCGAAGCCACCTTGCAGCGCGCCACCGAGCCCTTCTACACCACCAAGGGTGTGGGCAAGGGCACCGGCCTCGGGCTGTCCATCGTGCATGGGTTCGCTGAGCAATCGGGAGGGAAATTGCTGCTTCGCAGCGAAGTGGGCGTCGGCACCACGGCGCAGATCTGGCTGCCGGCGAAGGAAGACATCCATCAGTTGGTGATCACCGAGCCAGCACCCGAGCAGAGCACAGACAAGGGGTGCGGCCTGAACATTCTTGCGGTGGACGACGATGTGCTGGTGTTGTTCAACACCGCCGAGATGCTACGTGACGAAGGCCATCAGGTGACCACCGTGCATTCGGCCGCGCAGGCCCTCGATCAGGTCCGCGAGACGCGATTCGATCTGCTCATCACCGACCATGCGATGCCGAAGATGACTGGCGCGCAGCTGGCGCAGGAAGTGCGCAACCTGCAGCCGAGCCTGCCGGTTCTGCTGGTCAGCGGTTATGCGGAGTTTCCAGCGGGCACTGCTGCCGAGCAGTTGCCGTTACTGGCCAAGCCTTTTTCGCAGGCGGCGCTACTGGGCGCCATAGCCAGGGTCACGGCCGAGACGAGCTGA
- a CDS encoding FKBP-type peptidyl-prolyl cis-trans isomerase gives MSDELQIEDIVHGDGKAVVKGALITTHYRGQLEDGTTFDSSHERGKPFQCVIGTGRVIKGWDQGLMGMRVGGKRKLFVPSHLAYGERQIGEHIKPNSNLLFEIELLEVLTRDD, from the coding sequence ATGAGTGACGAACTGCAGATCGAGGACATCGTGCACGGCGACGGCAAGGCCGTGGTCAAGGGCGCACTGATCACCACGCATTACCGTGGCCAACTGGAGGACGGCACCACCTTCGATTCCTCCCATGAGCGCGGCAAGCCCTTCCAGTGCGTGATCGGCACCGGCCGGGTGATCAAGGGCTGGGACCAGGGCCTGATGGGCATGAGAGTAGGCGGCAAACGCAAGCTCTTCGTCCCCTCCCACCTCGCATATGGCGAGCGCCAGATCGGCGAACACATAAAGCCGAATTCCAATCTGCTGTTCGAAATCGAACTTCTGGAAGTGCTGACTCGCGACGACTGA
- a CDS encoding YkgJ family cysteine cluster protein — MSCTQRKIDQLRRQIPGFACEPGCHDCCGPVTASSEEMARLPVRSAIEHDKALAEWNCVHLGPNGCEAYDERPLICRLFGTTASLPCPRGRGPDTPTAPSVEKQVHRLIASTRQVLV, encoded by the coding sequence ATGAGCTGCACCCAGCGCAAGATCGATCAGCTGCGCCGCCAGATCCCGGGTTTCGCCTGCGAACCCGGCTGCCATGACTGCTGTGGCCCGGTGACCGCCTCCTCGGAAGAAATGGCAAGGCTGCCCGTGCGCAGCGCCATCGAGCACGACAAGGCGTTGGCCGAGTGGAATTGCGTACACCTCGGGCCAAACGGCTGCGAAGCCTATGACGAGCGCCCGCTGATCTGTCGGCTGTTCGGCACCACGGCCAGCCTGCCCTGCCCGCGCGGCCGAGGTCCCGATACGCCCACCGCCCCGAGTGTGGAGAAGCAGGTGCACAGACTTATCGCCAGCACCCGTCAGGTGCTGGTCTAG
- a CDS encoding GNAT family N-acetyltransferase, with protein sequence MSDNENARVRHDEAANRYVLEVGGQELGFTEYQSDGSRRVFTHTEVDQSLEGQGLGSLLVRGALDDTRQQGKRIVPVCEFVAAYIKKHHDWDDIVESV encoded by the coding sequence ATGAGCGACAACGAAAACGCACGCGTGCGGCACGACGAAGCGGCCAACCGTTATGTACTGGAGGTTGGTGGGCAAGAGCTGGGCTTCACCGAATACCAATCGGACGGCTCGCGCCGGGTCTTCACCCATACCGAGGTGGACCAGAGCCTCGAGGGGCAAGGCTTGGGCAGCCTGCTGGTGCGTGGAGCGCTGGACGACACCCGCCAGCAGGGCAAGCGCATCGTGCCGGTCTGCGAGTTCGTCGCGGCCTACATCAAGAAGCATCACGACTGGGACGACATCGTCGAGAGCGTTTAG